From the genome of Desulfovibrio sp. JY:
AGATGGATGCCGTAGCGGTTGAAAACCCAGGTGGTAAAGCCCGAGCAGTCGAAGCCGCTGTTGGGATTGCAGCCTCCGGAGCGGTAGGGAGTGCCGATCTGGGTGTTGGCGGTGCGCAGCATGCGTTCGTAGACGCTGCCCTTGCGCTGCACGGCAGCCAGTTCGAAAAGATTTTCGCTCAGGAGTTGTTTGGAGCCGGACGCGACCTTGGGCGTGGAGCCCTGGTCGAAAAGGTTGCCTGAAAGCAGATTGTTTTCGGCGTCGGCCTTGAGGCGTTCTTCGGGAGCCGTATCGTGGGTGATAAAGTCATTTCTGGCGTTAAAACCCTGGTACTCTTCGAATTTATACGAATAGGTTTTTTGTTTCGAAGAGCAGCCGGCAGCCAATAGGGCGAGCAGGGCTACGAAGATGACCGGTTTGAGTTTGTGTCTGACGTGTGCATGCGCGTCGGTCAAAACCGTTCCTCCTTGCTGGAGTTTCTGGCCGGGGCAGCTTTTCGCTGTGTTCACGACAACCTTTCGCGCCGCAAGAGCACATTCATAACACTTCGTCCGATTCGCGTGACGCCACGCGGGACGTGCTCTCAATTCGCCAGATTCTCTACGAAAGGTTAGGCGTTTTCTAAAAGAGTCGCTTTTTTTCGTCAAGGTCATTTTGACAATTTAATAAATTGAAACCAAAATCGTTGTTGGGTAAACCTTGTCCGTTTGTTGGATGCGAGGTATAATTAGTTGAAATGAAAAAATATTTTACAGTTGCAACCACCGAGGGCGAGCGACCGGTTTCAGTCGTTGCCGGCGAGGTCATGGCCCGTTCCCTGTTCCGGGCCGGATATTTCGTCGGCGCGCCGCTCTGCGCCGGGTTGGGGCGCTGCGGCCGGTGCCGGGTGCGCTACCTTTCGCCGCCGCCACAGCCCCTGCCGCCCGAAATTCGTCGGCTTGGCGACGCCGCCCTGGCCGACGGCTGGCGGCTGTCCTGTCTGCGACCGGCCCAGGGCGGCGAACGGCTGGCCCTGGGCGCGACCGGACCCGCGCCGGCCTACGATCCGGCCGCCGTCACCGGAAGCCTTGGCGGCGACGGCCCCCTTGGGCTGGCGGTCGATATCGGCACCACCGGCCTGGCCTGGCGGCTGGTGGGTCTTGCCGACGGGAGCGTTGCGGCCGAAGGGCGCGGCGTCAATCCCCAGCTCGGGGCCGGGGGGGAGGTCGTCTCCCGTCTGGCCTTCGCCCTGGAGCCCGGCGGCGGGGCCTATCTGCGCGATCTGGTCCTCGACGTCATAAGCCAAAAAGCCGCTCTGGCCGGGGATCGGCTCGCCGGGCTGTGCGTGGCCGGCAACTCGGCCATGGTGTCCATCCTGTGCGGCAAGGAACTTTCCGGTCTGGCCCATGCCCCGTATGGCCTCGTCTGGCGGGCGGGGGAGGAGGTGCCCCTTGGCCGGGGCCTGCCGCCGGCCTACATCCCGCCGCTTTTGGGCCCGTTCGTCGGCGCGGATTTGAGCGCCGGGCTGACCGCGCTCTTGCGGCAAAAGCCCGCCTATCCCTTTTTGCTGGTCGACCTCGGCACCAACGCCGAGATGATCCTGGGGCTCGCCCCGGACCGGTTTCTGGCCGCCAGCGCCCCGTTGGGCCCGGCCCTTGAAGGCGTGGGCCTCAGCCAGGGGGCGCTGGCCGGGCCGGGCGTTGCCGTCTCCTTCGAGTTGACGCCGGCTGGCCTCGCGCCGGTGCTGTTCCCGGGGAGCGACGCGCCGGCAACCTCCCGCGGCATCGCCGGACCGGGCTATCTGGCCCTGGCCGCGCTGCTTGCGGAGCAGGGCGTGCTTGACACCGACGGCCGTTTCGCCCAAACCCCTGCGCCGACCCCGCTTGGCGCGCGACTGCGCCGGATGGTCGCGACCGACCACGGCGAACCCGTGTTCGAGACGGCCGGCTATCGCCTGTTCGCCTCGGATGTGGAAGAGTTGCTCAAGGTCAAGGCGGCCTGCAATCTGGCCGTGGCCTCGCTTTTGGGCGCGGCCGGGCTGACCACGGCCGATCTGGCCGGTGTGCATCTGGCCGGGGCGTTCGGGGCCAAGGTCGCGCCGGACGACCTGGAAACGCTCGGCTTTTTCCCGCCGGGCCTGGCCGGCCGGGTCCAGGTGGCCGGCAACCTGTCCCTGGCCGGGGCGTCGCTTTTCCTGACCGAGCCGGAAAGCCGGACTACGGCCGAGGCGCTGCCCGCCGTGACCACGATCGTGCCCCTTGTCGACGCAAGCCCCGGAACTTCCGACGCTTCCGACGCCTTTATCCGCAGGATGGTTTTTACCTATGTCCCCTGATGCCGCACCCGCGACCGTGCCCCCACGGCACC
Proteins encoded in this window:
- a CDS encoding ASKHA domain-containing protein; this encodes MKKYFTVATTEGERPVSVVAGEVMARSLFRAGYFVGAPLCAGLGRCGRCRVRYLSPPPQPLPPEIRRLGDAALADGWRLSCLRPAQGGERLALGATGPAPAYDPAAVTGSLGGDGPLGLAVDIGTTGLAWRLVGLADGSVAAEGRGVNPQLGAGGEVVSRLAFALEPGGGAYLRDLVLDVISQKAALAGDRLAGLCVAGNSAMVSILCGKELSGLAHAPYGLVWRAGEEVPLGRGLPPAYIPPLLGPFVGADLSAGLTALLRQKPAYPFLLVDLGTNAEMILGLAPDRFLAASAPLGPALEGVGLSQGALAGPGVAVSFELTPAGLAPVLFPGSDAPATSRGIAGPGYLALAALLAEQGVLDTDGRFAQTPAPTPLGARLRRMVATDHGEPVFETAGYRLFASDVEELLKVKAACNLAVASLLGAAGLTTADLAGVHLAGAFGAKVAPDDLETLGFFPPGLAGRVQVAGNLSLAGASLFLTEPESRTTAEALPAVTTIVPLVDASPGTSDASDAFIRRMVFTYVP
- a CDS encoding C40 family peptidase; translation: MTDAHAHVRHKLKPVIFVALLALLAAGCSSKQKTYSYKFEEYQGFNARNDFITHDTAPEERLKADAENNLLSGNLFDQGSTPKVASGSKQLLSENLFELAAVQRKGSVYERMLRTANTQIGTPYRSGGCNPNSGFDCSGFTTWVFNRYGIHLPRSSREQYHVGKMVAKNRLRKGDLVFFRSKRGISHVGIYLENGKFIHSASHGKTVTISNLEEDYWRTHYAGGRRVF